The Apodemus sylvaticus chromosome 19, mApoSyl1.1, whole genome shotgun sequence sequence aagatcaagaattgacaaatgggatctcataaaactacaaagtttctgtaaggcaaaggacactgccaaaaggacaaaatggtaatcaacaaattgggaaaagatctttaccaaccctacatctgacatggggctaatatccatgatatgcaaagaactcaagaagtagactccagagagccaaataaccctattaaaaatggggcacagagctaaacaaagaattttcacctgaggaatattgaatggctgagaaacacctaaagaaatgttcaacatccttagtcatcagggaaatgcaaatcaaaacaaccctaagatttcacctcacaccagtcagaatagcaaagatcaaaaactcaagagaaaacaggtgctggcgaggatgtggagaaacaggaacattcctccactgctggtgggattgcaagctggtacaaccactctggaaatcagtctggcagttcttcagaaaactgagcaagatactaccagaggaccctgttataccactcctgggtatatacccagaggattccccagtgtgtaataaggatacatgctccactatgttcatagcagccctatttataatagccagaagctggaacgtaccgagatgtccctcaatggaggaatggatacaataaATGTGGTgtacactatgaaatactactcagctattaaaaacaatgaattcatgaaattcttaggcaagtgggtcgaactggagaatgtcatcctgagtgaggtgatccaatcacaaaagaacacatatggtatgcactcactgataagcggatattagttcagaaatttggaatacccaagacacatttcacatatcaaatgatacccaagaagaaaggaaggaaaggcccctggtcctagaaatgatcattgcagcagtttaggggaataccaggacaaggaagtgggaaggagttgactggggaacagggcgaaggaagagggcttatggaacttttgggggaaagggaaaaatcatttgaaatgtaaataaagaacatatcgaatagaaataattgaaaataaaaggatTTCAGAGTTAGCTGTGCAACTGGAGAGTTTACATGTGGAGATGGAAGCACTTGTGAGGCAAGGGACATTGGAAAAGATGGAATAAAACACCTTTGCACCAGCAACTGAGCAAGAGAATGGGAGTttccaacagaagaaaagaaggaacaaaactgGTCAGGAGGGAGGTTGGgtcaaagaaaatcagaaaaatgtgattttctgattgAAAATCAGAACAGTGAAATGAGGACAGTGTGATTAAAcaacctgtttttaaaaaaagagttagaACCAGTTGCACCACCAGAATTGAAGAAGAGGAGGCCTGGCATTGTGGGTTCATCATTAGCTTTTCCAGTAGTCATACAGCATATGCCTGCTAATGATATGGAACAAAGTTATGACAAAATAAGGGGTGTACAATAGAAATTACAGATTTAAGACAGTTTAAAGGGGTCATGATTTCATGTGGGATGCACTTGCCGTATCTGAAACAAATTTTAAGTAACTGTGCTATTCAAAATAGAATTATTCCCCCAAACTGTAAGGGATTGGTAAGATATACGCCAACTGCAATAGATTTGGTGGAGGCAATAAGCCACAAATATTGAACAGTAAAGTTGATTGAAGGGAATGAATATAAGAAAAGACCAGTTACTAGGAGAATGGTGATACTCTGTTATATAAGAACAAATTCAATTTGTAGATGTTACTGTAAAGTAATGCCACTTAGTGGCGTTAAGAACTTGGGGCAAAGTTAAGGAGGCCAGAAAAACAGTCCACCTTACTAACAAATATTAtataaggctctggcaaagcctttactgctttttttttttttttttttttttttttttttttttttttttttttttttttttttaacaaaggttAGTCTCAGCTATGAACAAAGCCAAATCAGATCCTCACACAAGGCAAGCGTTGATAGGGAACTGGATTCATTCCCTTTGATCAACTTCACTGTTCAATATTTGTGGCTTATATTTAAATTGGGTGTTTGAAAATTCAAATACTGAATGTAAAACGATATTAGATCATTAAAGCAACAGGTAGGAAATATGGATGAGTGAATAAGGGATATGAAGAATATTGGTTCTAACATGTACCCTGTTAATATAATAGTTTAAGCTATATGGGTTTACCAGCCCTTGAAGTTTGGGGGGCTGATATTCTCCATGATGGCATTGGGAGCAGAGATATTGAACAGGATGTTCAGAAGCCCTTTAAGTGCATATGGTACATGACCACACAAAGATTACTTGTCAATAGGCAGATCAATTTTATTAGGGTGGTAAAAGGCTTATAAAGTTCTGAGGGACTTCCAGGATGGGCAAAGATCAGTGGCAGAGAGTTTAGGATACCTGGAATACCTtattagcatggggaagcatcTGAGGACTCTCAGGTGCTGGTTGAATAGGATTTTAGAGGAAGGAAATTGATCCTATAAACTAGTTGAGGATatatgacattcctcaggtagaagcAAGTGTGGGGAATTAGAATATCCCAGACAAAGTGAGAGAAGGAGAAACTCTGTTAATGAAGGGAGTTCCTCCATTTTTTGAATAGCCTCAGTCAGCTATTCAGGTAACGATAGgctttgaccttaattagcagagttttcctACAAAGCTATAGTTAGAGATATTTGATATCAAAATGTCCAGTGCTTTAATTGCAGGAAATATGGTCACTTGCAACGGGATTGTGACCAAGCCACCAAAGGTCTCAGATCTCAAAATGCCTGGTGCTTTAATTGTGGGAAATGTGATATTGGCAACAAAAATGTGAACAAGTCATTTGTAAGGGCAatgatttttctaaataaaaaccagaaaaaaaggtCTAGGCTTCTAGGGTTGTATGGGTGATGTGGCTGGGTTGCCACTGGGCCAAGGAGTATAGGTCCAAAAGAAACATTCACGGTCAACTTTTCCTGTTAGGAAGTGGCCTTTGGGGCCTGGCTCAGGGTCCTGCAGCAAAAATTATGAGCTATTGCAGCCAAGGAGTAACATGCAGACCAAAAATCCTTCACTCAGCTTTGGATATTTAATGCACACTACTGCAGCAGCAGAGTTCTTGACTTGGCTGCAGGTAAACATCTCTCTCATTCAATTGCCACAAATTTGATATAAAATAACTCCTGTCCTCAGGTACTGTAAGGATGATTTTGGAAGGAGTGGATTGTCTTTGCAAGGATGTATTGTGCACCCAGGAATTATAGATGAAGATTTcaaatgagaaattaaaattataaccTATGTAAAAAGAGAGCTGCAATTTAATGCAGGTGATATGTTTTCTCAGTTGTTACTGTTTCCTTACATCAAGGGCAAAACCACTCATGTAGAAAGAATAGAAGTCTTGGAAGTACTGGAAAATATGTGTTCTGACAAACCATTGTTAATGATCAGAGGCCAAAATTAAAACTGCAAGTAAATGGTTGAAATAGAAGATTTGGTGGATATGGTAGCTGATGTACCTATCGTATCACAAAAAGCATGGAATTCAGAATGGCCAGTTTATATAGGTTTGTGTACAGATTCTAGATATTGAAAAGTTATCTTAGATAAAACCATGTGATGGGCTttgtttataatatccagaagctggaaagaatctagatgtccttcaacagagggatggatacagaaaatgtggtatatatatacagtggagtactattcagctattcaaaatgatgaaatcctgaaattcttaggcaaatggatagagctaggaaatatcatcctgagtgaggtaacccagccacaaCAGAACatacatgttatgcactcactgataagtggatattagcccaaaagctcagaatacccaagatacaattcgcagaccacatgaagctcaagaagatggaagatcaaaatgtgggtgcttcagttcttcagagaaggggaacagaatactcacaggagcaaatatggagataaagtgtagagcagagactgaaggaaaggcccatCCAGAGACTCTCCCATTTGGAGATTTATCCAATATACAATCACCAAAACCCCACACTATTGTGGAggccaagaaatgtttgctgaaagaagcttgatatggctgtctcctgagaagccctgccagagccttacaaatacagaggtggatgcttgcagtcaaccattggactgagcttggggaccccaatggaggagttagagaaaggactgaaggaactaaaggggtttCCAACCTCATAtgtagaataacaatatcaagcaaccagaccgccagaactcccagggactaagccatcaaccaaagagcacacatggctccagctgcatatgtagcagaggattttcTTGTCacacatcaatgggaggagaggtccttggttctatgaaggctcaatagatgctccagtgtaggaaaATTCAAGGGTGGAGAGGCGGGAGTGGGTTGCGTGGAGGAACCCCCTCGTAGAagccaggggagggaggatgggatagggggtttctgggagaggaggGTAAACcgtgaaaggggataacatttgaaatgtaaacaaagaaaatatccaataaaaaggaaaaaaacaagaaaaacatttctgattTAATCATAAAAGTTAGAATAAAACTATATTAATTATCAGGAACAGACTTGGCATAAAGCTCATCCTAATACAATGGCTTTATGGTTAATCCTTGAAGGTTCGTGAAGAATTTAAGCATCTAAGTCAAGGAAACTGACACATCTTGCATTTTTCTGTAATATTTAGTTCTTTATTATGTgccttatttaattatttataaattaatccAATACCACATAATTTTATAAGCCATCAATTTGTTATAATGAAGCAGATTTCAAGATAAAAGATAAATTCTCAGTGTTATTCTCAGAACTGTCTTAGATATTTTAACTAATAGTTATGAATATTTTGAACATCCTTATGtgaaatttacatatttataaaactcCATATTGTAGAAGAAAATAACCAGATTGTAATTCAATCCAAGTTATAAATTATTAACTCTTTCATGCCTAAAATAAATTTCATCTAGCTacaagtatatgtatataaatgtctCCAGGCTGCCAAAATAtaaacagcatgtgtgtgtgtgtgtgtgtgagtgtgtgtatgctatTTAACTGAacaagataattaaaataaatgtttaagaaaataatttcatcttTATCACATCATTTTGGTATTTAATGAAAATTCCTCCATTTCTCATATAGAATACATTAATGCATTTTTAGATTTAAGAAACATTAACAAGGCATTAAATAAATCCACACAAATAAAGTTTATAAATTTACAGAAAAGTTTATTAAAAGAAGTTGTACTTGACAGTGTATAGCCAACCTTCCCACAAGATTTGGAaaaacttgaagatttatttcAACTGTGATAAATTAAAAAGTGAATGATGAATGTTTACTATGTGGTGTTCATGCAATTGGGTTGGCACAATGTAACTGTATTATAAACTAAATGATTGTTTTAGCACTTAAAGTAAGGATTTCTGGATGTATAAAAACAAAGtattataacatttttttctaagcagAACATCTATATTGGTTAAAACTATCCAAGATTACTCATTGCCTAGCATGATTAAAGGAAACATAAGTAACaagacatgttttaaaaaaatatgtaagataaaaaggaaagatgAATGTACAGGGAATGAGTTATAAGAAAAGCCTTTAATTTGTTAACTAGTTTATATAGCATGTACAAGCATTCACTTTGACATAAAAATGTTCCTAAATAGGTTACCTAATGCCCCCTTTACATCCTTATTCCTCAGGGTATAGATAAATGGGTTCAGTGTAGGAGTTACTACTCCATAAAAGAGAGCCATGAACTTGGGTTGGTCTTTTGTAATAGAGGAGGGAGGCTGAAGATACATGCTAATCGCTGGACCATAGAACAAGAGAACTACAATGAGATGAGAGGAACATGTCCCAAaggcctttttccttccctctgaagatttgattttaaagacaGCATGTCCAATACAAGCATAGGAGGCAAGAATTAAACACAGAGGAACagctaaaagaaaaatgcaagccACAGAGAGAGCAAGCTCATTAGTCTCTTTTTCAccacaagcagtttttatcagaACTGGAATCTCACACACCAAATGATCCAGTTTATTGTGGCTGCATAGAGGCAATTGCAGTGTCACAGTGGCCTCTGAGACAGCATAGGAAATTCCAGTCAGCCACACAGTGGACACTAACAGGAGGCAGGTACGTCGATTCATTATGAGGGTGTAGTGCAGTGgtttgcagatggccacatatcGGTCAAAGGACATAAGAGCCAGGAGGACACACTCTGTACCGCCCATTATGTGGAAGAAATAAAGCTGAACTACACACCTCATGTAGCTGATGGTCTTTGTGGAGCCCCCAAGGTTGGTTAGCATCTGAGGCACAATGCTTGTGGTATAGCACATGTCCAGAAAGGAGAGGTTGGTGAGGAAGAAATACATGGGGCTGTGGAGACAGGGGTCTAATATGGACACCAGAATGATGGCAATGTTTCCAATCATGGCTGTGGGGTATGTTACCAGAAGAATAATAAAGAGAGGAAGTTCCAGCCAAGGACGGTCTGCAAAACCAAGTAGAACAAACTCTTCTGGGTGACTTTTATTGGTCAATGACATTCTCTGCAATCCGATTCTCCTATAGTAAAGAAGTATCAAGAAAATTAGTGTTATAGGAATAGCAAAGCCTCATGATTCATTGGTTATAACTATAGAAACCAGGGTTGGGATTCCATGTTTGAAATGTCATGTGAGATGGTTAGGAGACACCTCAGTTCATATAGAGCTCAGTGCCAAAGCAAGAAGACCTGGGTTTTAGTCTTTAGAAATCAGGTAAAAATACTGGCAAGgacgctcatggatcggcaggaataatatagttaaaatagccatcttgccaaaagcaatctacagattcaatgcaatacccatcaaaatcccaactcagttcttcacagagttagaaaaagcaattctaaaattcatctcgaataacaaaaaacccaggatagctaaaactattctcaacaataaaagaaattctgggggaatcagtatccctgacttcaagcaatactacagagcaatagtgttaaaaactgcatggtattggcactgtgacagacaagtggaccaatggaatagaattgaagatccagaaatgaatccacacacctatggtcacttgatcttcgacaaagcagccgaaaacatccagtggaaaaaagatagccttttcaacaaatggtgctagttcaattggaggtcagcatgcagaagaatgcaaattgatccattcttatctccatgtactaaacttcactccaagtggatcaaggacctccatgtaaaaccagacacaatgaaactaatagcaaagaaactggggaagacgcttgatgacatgggcacaggggaaaagttcctgaacagatcaccattagcttatgctctaagatcaagaattgacaaatgggacctcctaaaattacaaagtttctgtaaggcaaaggacactgttaaaaggacaaaacagcaaccatcaaattgggaaaggatattcaccaaccccacatctgatagagggctaatatccaatataaacaaataactcaagaagttagaccccggggaaccatataaccctattaaaatggggcacagatctaaacaaagaattttcacctgaagaaattcagatggccgaaaggcaccttaagaagtgctcaacatcattagtcattggggaaatgcacatcaaaacaaccctgagatttcacctcacaccagtcagaatggctaaggtcaaaaactcaggagacagcaggtgttggcgaggatgtggagaaagaggaacactcctccactgctggtggggctgtaaaatggtacaaccactttggaaatcagtctggtggttcctcagaaaactggacatgacagttccggaggaccctgctatacctctcctgggcatatacccaaaggattccccggcatgcaataaagacacatgctccattatgttcatagcagccttacttataatagccagaagctggaaagaacccagatgcccctcaaaggaggaatggatacagaaaatgtggtatatttacacaatggaatactacccagcaattagaaacaatgaattcacaaaatttttaggcaaatggtttgatctggaaaatatgatcctaagtgaggtaacccagtcacaaaagaatacacatggaatgcaatctctgataagtagatattaattagtctagaagccctgaatacccaaggcacaatttgcataacaaatgactcccatgaagaagtatggagagggtcctgatcctggaaaggattgatctagcgttggaggggaatataaggacagagaaaaaggagagaggtgattggagaatggatggagagaggaaggtttatgggacatatgcgggggagggggggatccgggaaaggggaaatcatttggaatgtaaacaaagaatatagaaaataaaaatatttttaaaaaaagaaaaagaaaaagaaaaaaaatattggcaagggaaacaaaaatctataattttataatctcagctctagttaaaataaaattggtTATTTTTCTGGAGCCTGCTGATGAAGTAGTGTAGCTGAGTTggcagtctccatgttctgttgGAGGTATAGTCTccaaacataaagtagaaatcaaATGTAGAAAAAATTTGGCACAGACTCTGGATTTTATATGCCTGACACACCCACACAATAGAAACATATATGCATACCCCATTCATGCATACAAATATTCTTCCGTGCACACAAAATAATGTGACAATTGGGGATTTTGCTTCTATATCTGATATAAAATTTGAAAGGAATTTCAAATTATCTGACTGAACATGTAGCATAATGTATAAGAGCTAATTTTAAGAGCTGTCATAAGGCATTACTGAAACATCATAGAAACATTTCCAGGAATCTGTCAGTGAAGTTGGAAGAGCTCTGAAACCTTAGTATGGAAAATTGGCTGGTCCATTTCTATATTCTGGGCCAAAACAGCAAATCTTCTGCATgtgtaataaataaatttgtgttATATACAAACCTCCTTTATGTACTTGAGTTTGAGCAAGTATTTAGTATACTGTTGAcattttgtcttcatatttgAACAGTTATCAACAGTCCTTTATTTACAAGCCAAATAAGTTAAGCCTCAATTACAGTGTTGTTCTTTTGTGTCATGGATGTGCTTTATCATATAATTATTTAGTAGAAGTTTTGACATTCAATAATTTGTGATAAGTTATTATTAACTCATTCATCTTCTTGATGTATTATTTGTCAACTGAGGTcgattttctcttttcctttaaaaattgggTAAGCAATCAGAGACATATTGATTTCTTTGTTATTCACATTGATATTATAAGTATATTTGACCTCCAAGTATCTTTTGTCAACAGATAGTAATTTAGACATTCACATCCtagtaattttgtattttttggatGTATGCTAGTACTTCATATTTATAGTCAATGCTGATACAataaaatgaaggaactgagtcAAACAATGTTTTGAAAGCTATAAAGGTttatgaatacattttatttatgagtgtttTATACAATTTCATCtttgatataaaatgaatatccaAATGTGatattaagaaaatattccaTTGCCCAAATCTGAGCTACTTCTCTAGCCCATCAGCAGTTTCATAGCAGACTATATTCTTGCAGTTAGAAGCAGATTGATTGAAACCTCAGGTCCATCTTATGAGGTTTCAAAAGAGCCACTGAGACTAAGATGTGAATCATGTTTTATGACTACACATTTTTATAgatgcataaataaaaaaatagaaaacaaaaaattctataTTCTAGAAAAGTAATAATTATAACAACTTGTTTTTAACCTAATTTTTAAACCTTATCTTTCTAGTTTGATCGTTTTGCTTCCATATAAAcctgtgtaccacatatgtgtcTGGTATCCACAGAGGCTAAAAAATGGCAAAAGATACCCAGAACTGAAATTAATGATGAATATGAGACTCCATGTGAATGCTGAGGATAGAACCCAGTTCCTTTAGAGGAGGAGTCAAtactattaactgctgagccatctatctaatTCCTCAAACAACTTCttaatgattgtgtgtgtgtgataagctCTCTAGCAAACTTTTCTcacctttgaaatattttagcACTTCATCCCAAATAAGAGAatcttatttctgtattttaagaaacataaattcctctttctccccttctcccagttacacaatcacacacacacacacacacacacacacacacacacacacactcaccatttACTCCATGTCCACTACTCctgtgtttctcttcagaaaagaacaagcCTCCTGGTAATATCCATGACAACTGCATAACAAggtgcagtaagactaggcacaagccctcatatcaaggctagaTAAAGCAACCCAGTAAGGAAGAAAGAGTCCTATAGGGAggcaaagagtcagagacactccGCTCCCACTCTTAGGACCCCAACCaaaaatggatggaggtagaaaaaaatcattccaagCAAgacaacccagacccagaaagacaaacatgatatgtactcacttataagtggatattaaccgtTAAGTAAAGAATAATAACATTTATAATCCACAGATGCAGAGAAGTCAGCTAAAGAGGAGTGGTCTAAGGGGATGCATGTTATTCCCTGGGAATGGGAAATGGAATAGGTTTTGTAGGAGgattggaatgaaaaaaaaaggagagaggcttCAATTTTCTTATTCAGTGATGTAACACAATTTCAACTCACAGGAATATATCCAACCAGGATTGTTTAAGATCACTGCTCAAAAATAGGCTGAGTTTCTGTCAACATGCTGTCCATATCTCAACCTACATTTTCATACCAACATATTATATTCATATGATAAGGCAcatcattttgtttatatttacagtACTCTGGCCTGTGTAGGTTGTAAATctgcctttatttttaaacacccttcgctaaaaaaatatttttaccataGACTAAAGCTTTAGATGAACTATATGAACAAGATTAATcctattttaaagatgtttttatacAATCAAATGCCTAAACATTAATATTTCTCTTGGTTAATCAACATCTGAGAAATAAATTGCTTATAGAATCTtaagtgctttttttggtttcagtgagagaatgagaaagaaatgagttACAGCTTAAAGTCTAGTTGTTCCTAAAGCCACAGAAATAGATTAGCCAAGGTTTATGAAAGaatttttgaaatgaagctgTTTTTCCTGTGCACTAATTAGATTCTTTAGCCCACATTTTCCACCTTACTAGGATTGCAAGTCTGTCAATACAGGTGTCTCATCACTTACCTTATTTTGATAAACCCCCTTTATTTGATTAAAAATAGTGATAAGGGAAGATAgtttagtttttccttttcagaggacagagagattCTAGTATGAAGGTGACAGTTTAAGATTTGCTTCAAAACTCTCAGGTTTTTAGTTCACACAAAGAATCTAAAAGGAGAAAAAGCTCAAGTTAGGAAAATAGTAATAGAGAATATCAAGAAGGCTTTTATGTTATCATGTTTCTTTGCTATTCCCAAGAGTCCCGTGTGCTTTTTTTTCACAGACATCTTATTTACCCTTGTCTTCTGTGACTAGACAAAGTTCCCTGGAAAGAGTTCTCTGAGGATTTGCTTAGTTAGTTACCTGCTGTGCTGAGGATAGAAGACAATCATTGCTGCAATGGGAAGCATTTGAAATAAATTGATTCCATTTCCCAATACACTTGACACCCACTAAAAACACACAGTTAAACATGAGCTTGTTTGAATCATTTATCCTGGGGAATTTAAATGAGAATTGCTTTGTATGTTACCTTCTTCAAAAATATATTAGATTTTAATTATGCATAGGATGAGAAAGAAAGGTAATTAAAACCatgagaataaaaaaataatatgcaaTGAATTCATATGCACTATAAATCTACTAATACCAAGAAAAATTCTAAGTGtgtagtattttatcacaattaAAAGGCAATGGTAAGAAAACAATCTGCTTCCAACTTCATGAATAATAACTACTGATTATTCTTATATCTttattaaaattgattattttatttacttacatttcaaatgttattctgcTTCCTAGTTTCCTATCCACAACCCCACTATCCCTCTCCCAGTCCCTccagcctctatgagggtgctcccctacccgcCTACCCACTCTTGTCTCAGTGTCCTAGCATTAccctaccctgggtcattgaggctccacaggaccaaggggctcccctcctagtgatgccagataaggcagtccccTGCTACTTATCCAGCTGGAGCGATGGGTCACTCCATAAGTACTCTTAGGTtggtagtttaatccctgggagctctgggggtctgttTGTTTGGTACTGTTGCAAACCCTTTGGGCTCCTTTACTTCTTGCCCTACCTCCTCCATAGGGGTCTCCCATACTCAGTCTGGGTCAGTGCCTTCTTAAGCATCATCACAGTAACTTCCTCTTTCAGCAAATGATAGCAAATAAAGAGATGCCAATCATTATGCAGAGAATGAGAAACCTTAGAATATTCAGCTCTAAATGTGATGTCTCCATAAAAATCTCTCTGACTCATAGTTCAGGGAACCCCTTgtgc is a genomic window containing:
- the LOC127669371 gene encoding olfactory receptor 2B11-like; this translates as MSLTNKSHPEEFVLLGFADRPWLELPLFIILLVTYPTAMIGNIAIILVSILDPCLHSPMYFFLTNLSFLDMCYTTSIVPQMLTNLGGSTKTISYMRCVVQLYFFHIMGGTECVLLALMSFDRYVAICKPLHYTLIMNRRTCLLLVSTVWLTGISYAVSEATVTLQLPLCSHNKLDHLVCEIPVLIKTACGEKETNELALSVACIFLLAVPLCLILASYACIGHAVFKIKSSEGRKKAFGTCSSHLIVVLLFYGPAISMYLQPPSSITKDQPKFMALFYGVVTPTLNPFIYTLRNKDVKGALGNLFRNIFMSK